Below is a genomic region from Ruania alba.
CGTAGCTTCACCCACGGTGTCGGTCACATCATCGGTGGCCTCACCAACAGTGTCAGTCACATCATCGGTGGCCTCACCCACGGTGTCGGTCACATCATCGGTGGCCTCACCCACGGTGTCGGTCACATCATCGGTGGCCTCACCAACAGTGTCAGTCACATCATCGGTGGCCTCACCAACAGTGTCAGTCACATCATCGGTGGCCTCACCAACAGTGTCAGTCACATCATCGGTGGCCTCACCAACAGTGTCAGTCACATCATCGGTGGCCTCACCAACAGTGTCAGTCACATCATCGGTGGCCTCACCAACAGTGTCAGTCACATCATCCGTGGCCTCACCAACAGTGTCAGTCACATCATCCGTGGCCTCACCAACAGTGTCAGTCACATCATCCGTGGCCTCACCAACAGTGTCAGTCACATCACCCACGGTGTCGGTCACCTCTTCGGCAACCGGACCAACGACATCCCGAACACCGTCCGTGACTCCACCAACAGTGTCAGTCACATCATCCGTGGCCCCACCAACCGTGTCAGTCACATCGCCCACACCAGGCAACCCCGGCAGCTCAGGAACCTCAGGAGTCCCCGGAACCTCCGGCACACCAGGCAAACCAGGCAACACCGGCAGCGAGTCAACAACCTCACCCACCGGACCAGTCACCGAACCCACCAGATCACCAACATCCGGCAGCCCCGGCAGATCACCCAGACCAGGAAGACCCGGCAGGTCACCCAGCCCCGGCAGACCATCAATCACATCGCCCACACCAGGCAACCCCGGCAGCTCAGGAACCTCAGGAGTCCCCGGAACCTCCGGCACACCAGGCAAACCAGGCAACACCGGCAGCGAGTCAACAACCTCACCCACCGGACCAGTCACCGAACCCACCAGATCACCAACATCCGGCAGCCCCGGCAGATCACCCAGACCAGGAAGACCCGGCAGGTCACCCAGCCCCGGCAGACCATCAATCACATCGCCCACACCAGGCAACCCCGGCAGCTCAGGAACCTCAGGAGTCCCCGGAACCTCCGGCACACCAGGCAAACCAGGCAACACCGGCAGCGAGTCAACAACCTCACCCACCGGACCAGTCACCGAACCCACCAGATCACCAACATCCGGCAGCCCCGGCAGATCACCCAGACCAGGAAGACCCGGCAGGTCACCCAGCCCCGGCAGACCATCAATCACATCGCCCACACCAGGCAACCCCGGCAGCTCAGGAACCTCAGGAGTCCCCGGAACCTCCGGCACACCAGGCAAACCAGGCAACACCGGCAGCGAGTCAACAACCTCACCCACCGGACCAGTCACCGAACCCACCAGATCACCAACATCCGGCAGCCCCGGCAGATCACCCAGACCAGGAAGACCCGGCAGGTCACCCAGCCCCGGCAGACCATCAATCACATCGCCCACACCAGGCAACCCCGGCAGCTCAGGAACCTCAGGAGTCCCCGGAACCTCCGGCACACCAGGCAAACCAGGCAACACCGGCAGCGAGTCAACAACCTCACCCACCGGACCAGTCACCGAACCCACCAGATCACCAACATCCGGCAGCCCCGGCAGATCACCCAGACCAGGAAGACCCGGCAGGTCACCCAGCCCCGGCAGACCATCAATCACATCGCCCACACCAGGCAACCCCGGCAGCTCAGGAACCTCAGGAGTCCCCGGAACCTCCGGCACACCAGGCAAACCAGGCAACACCGGCAGCGAGTCAACAACCTCACCCACCGGACCAGTCACCGAACCCACCAGATCACCAACATCCGGCAGCCCCGGCAGATCACCCAGACCAGGAAGACCCGGCAGGTCACCCAGCCCCGGCAGACCATCAATCACATCGCCCACACCAGGCAACCCCGGCAGCTCAGGAACCTCAGGAGTCCCCGGAACCTCCGGCACACCAGGCAAACCAGGCAACACCGGCAGCGAGTCAACAACCTCACCCACCGGACCAGTCACCGAACCCACCAGATCACCAACATCCGGCAGCCCCGGCAGATCACCCAGACCAGGAAGACCCGGCAGGTCACCCAGCCCCGGCAGACCATCAATCACATCGCCCACACCAGGCAACCCCGGCAGCTCAGGAACCTCAGGAGTCCCCGGAACCTCCGGCACACCAGGCAAACCAGGCAACACCGGCAGCGAGTCAACAACCTCACCCACCGGACCAGTCACCGAACCCACCAGATCACCAACATCCGGCAGCCCCGGCAGATCACCCAGACCAGGAAGACCCGGCAGGTCACCCAGCCCCGGCAGACCATCAATCACATCGCCCACACCAGGCAACCCCGGCAGCTCAGGAACCTCAGGAGTCCCCGGAACCTCCGGCACACCAGGCAAACCAGGCAACACCGGCAGCGAGTCAACAACCTCACCCACCGGACCAGTCACCGAACCCACCAGATCACCAACATCCGGCAGCCCCGGCAGATCACCCAGACCAGGAAGACCCGGCAGGTCACCCAGCCCCGGCAGACCATCAATCACATCGCCCACACCAGGCAACCCCGGCAGCTCAGGAACCTCAGGAGTCCCCGGAACCTCCGGCACACCAGGCAAACCAGGCAACACCGGCAGCGAGTCAACAACCTCACCCACCGGACCAGTCACCGAACCCACCAGATCACCAACATCCGGCAGCCCCGGCAGATCACCCAGACCAGGAAGACCCGGCAGGTCACCCAGCCCCGGCAGACCATCAATCACATCGCCCACACCAGGCAACCCCGGCAGCTCAGGAACCTCAGGAGTCCCCGGAACCTCCGGCACACCAGGCAAACCAGGCAACACCGGCAGCGAGTCAACAACCTCACCCACCGGACCAGTCACCGAACCCACCAGATCACCAACATCCGGCAGCCCCGGCAGATCACCCAGACCAGGAAGACCCGGCAGGTCACCCAGCCCCGGCAGACCATCAATCACATCGCCCACACCAGGCAACCCCGGCAGCTCAGGAACCTCAGGAGTCCCCGGAACCTCCGGCACACCAGGCAAACCAGGCAACACCGGCAGCGAGTCAACAACCTCACCCACCGGACCAGTCACCGAACCCACCAGATCACCAACATCCGGCAGCCCCGGCAGATCACCCAGACCAGGAAGACCCGGCAGGTCACCCAGCCCCGGCAGACCATCAATCACATCGCCCACACCAGGCAACCCCGGCAGCTCAGGAACCTCAGGAGTCCCCGGAACCTCCGGCACACCAGGCAAACCAGGCAACACCGGCAGCGAGTCAACAACCTCACCCACCGGACCAGTCACCGAACCCACCAGATCACCAACATCCGGCAGCCCCGGCAGATCACCCAGACCAGGAAGACCCGGCAGGTCACCCAGCCCCGGCAGACCATCAATCACATCGCCCACACCAGGCAACCCCGGCAGCTCAGGAACCTCAGGAGTCCCCGGAACCTCCGGCACACCAGGCAAACCAGGCAACACCGGCAGCGAGTCAACAACCTCACCCACCGGACCAGTCACCGAACCCACCAGATCACCAACATCCGGCAGCCCCGGCAGATCACCCAGACCAGGAAGACCCGGCAGGTCACCCAGCCCCGGCAGACCATCAATCACATCGCCCACACCAGGCAACCCCGGCAGCTCAGGAACCTCAGGAGTCCCCGGAACCTCCGGCACACCAGGCAAACCAGGCAACACCGGCAGCGAGTCAACAACCTCACCCACCGGACCAGTCACCGAACCCACCAGATCACCAACATCCGGCAGCCCCGGCAGATCACCCAGACCAGGAAGACCCGGCAGGTCACCCAGCCCCGGCAGACCATCAATCACATCGCCCACACCAGGCAACCCCGGCAGCTCAGGAACCTCAGGAGTCCCCGGAACCTCCGGCACACCAGGCAAACCAGGCAACACCGGCAGCGAGTCAAGGACCTCAGCAGGTGCCCCGGCCACATCCTCAACCGCACCACCAACGGAGTCAGTCACACCATCGGTCGACTCGACCACATCACCAGTAACACCGTCCGCAGCACCAGTCACCGAATCAGCAACCTCACCAACCGGACCAGTCACCGAACCCACCAGATCACCGGCACCAGGCAACGAGCCCAGAACATCACCGGGAGCCCCGGCCACATCCTCAACCGCACCACCAACGGAGTCAGTCACACCATCGGTCGACTCGACCACATCACCAGTAACACCGTCCGCAGCACCAGTCACCGAATCAGCAACCTCACCAACCGGACCAGTCACCGAACCCACCAGATCACCGGCACCAGGCAACGAGCCCAGAACATCACCGGGAGCCCCGGCCACATCCTCAACCGCACCACCAACGGAGTCAGTCACACCATCGGTCGACTCGACCACATCACCAGTAACACCGTCCGCAGCACCAGTCACCGAATCAGCAACCTCACCAACCGGACCAGTCACCGAACCCACCAGATCACCGGCACCAGGCAACGAGCCCAGAACATCACCGGGAGCCCCGGCCACATCCTCAACCGCACCACCAACGGAGTCAGTCACACCATCGGTCGACTCGACCACATCACCAGTAACACCGTCCGCAGCACCAGTCACCGAATCAGCAACCTCACCAACCGGACCAGTCACCGAACCGACCAACCCACCAGCGCCAGGCGCCGTATTCCCGTTGGCCGGGTCATTCCCGTTGCCACCGTTCCCGTTGGCCGGGTCATTCCCGTTGCCACCGTTCCCGTTGGCCGGGTCATTCCCGTTGCCACCGTTCCCGTTGGCCGGGTCATTCCCGTTACCACCGTTCCCGTTGGCCGGGTCATTCCCGTTACCACCGTTCCCGTTGGCCGGGTCATTCCCGTTGCCACCGTTCCCGTTGGCCGGGTCATTCCCGTTACCACCGTTCCCGTTGGCCGGGTCATTCCCGTTACCACCGTTCCCGTTGGCCGGGTCATTCCCGTTACCACCGTTCCCGTTGGCCGGGTCATTCCCGTTACCACCGTTCCCGTTGGCCGGGTCATTCCCGTTACCACCGTTCCCGTTGGCCGGGTCAAGGGCCTCTTGCACTACCCCGGACACATCGTCGACCGCGCCCGCGGCTGCCCGATCCACGGCCTGCACCGTCTCTGAGCCCAACACCTCACCGACAACAGCACACGCACAATTGCCATTGCCGTGATTCTCGTTTGCCGCGGACTCACCGGACTGCGCCGCCGCATCGACCTCAGCCTCAGCCGCGACCTCAGCCTCGGCCGCACCCGATGTCTGTCCGGACTCCGTGCGCTCAGCTGCCGCGGAGACCGTCTCGTCGACCGTCGTGACGGCACTGGCATCAGCCTCGTTGCTCTCGACTTCGACGGCGACTTCACCTTGCTCGCCGCCGGACGCATCCGCACCTGCGGATGACTCACCTTCCTCACCGGTGAGAACTTCGGTGACTTCATCGACAACTGAACCTCCGCCTTCGGACTCACCTTGTGAGTTCGATTCAACGGGTGCTGTGTCGAGAAGTCCACCAATCGCGTCGTCACCTGTTGCGGCGCTTGCAGCGCCAGCACCGATGACCACGAGTCCCCCGGTCAGGAGCGCCGTTTGGACGGCGCGCCTGACATAGATTCGCATCAAAGATCTCCTGACTTGTGGATGACGCACCCGTACCGGGTGCCAAACGCGCGCCGGTCTCAGGGACCAGCCGTGTCATCCGTCAGTCAGGAGAGATGACGACGTCGAGAATGACGTCGAGGAAAGACCACATCGCGCCCGCTCCCACCTGCGTGGAGCTCGTGGGCGGCGAGAAGTGCTCGTGATGTCCGATCGTCGCGACCGAGGCTGAGCCAGCGGCGGTCGGCCCATACGCGACACCTGTCGACACCATCCCGTCAGTTGGGACGGTGAAGCCCGCACGCTCCGGCGCCTGCGTCGGCACCATCTGCTGCACCGGGGCGGCAATCTCGTTCGTGGGGAGCGCTACCGACTGCGGCACGTCGTGAATCGTCGCAGTGACCGGGTGCAGCACGGTGCCGCCAGCTGGGGCAGCATCAGTCGCGGGCTTATCTGCCGTCGCGTGTGCGACCCTCAAGGGCTCAGCGATCGAAGCTGTCGTTGGCGTCGTCGCTGGTGCACGATCGACGACCGCGAACGCTTCAGTCGCCGCGACCGCGTCGTCAACTAGCGAGATGCCCACGGTCGACTTCACATCATTGAGCGGGCTCAACACGGTGTTACCGACGGGTGCAGTGAGCGCCACGACCGGCTCAGCGAGTGCCACGACCGGCTCAGTGAGCGCTACGACCGGCTCGAGCACCGGGTCCAGAACTGGGCGCACAGGCTCGAGGACCGGGTCAAAGGATGCGACCACCGGCTCGAGCGCGCCATCCACCACCGGCACCATGGAGACCAGGTCGGTGATCGGTCCGGGGGTCGGCTCCTCGGACTCCGAGACGACGATCAGCAAGACATCCCCGGCGATGTCGGTGGGCACTGACTCCGTCCGAGGTTCTGAGGACTCCGACTCCACCGCGGCCTGGTCCGTGTGAGCACCATTGCTCGCTGGCTCGACCTCGGCTTCTGCCTCGATGTCACTGGTACCTGAGGGGGCCACCGGCTCTGCTGCCTCGACCACTGGCTCGACCACATCGGCCAGGTCGGCAACAGGTTCAGTGGCTTCGCTGACCTCTTCGGTGACCGCAGCGGCCGGCTCCGTGACGTGCTCGACCACTTCGTTTACCGGTTCGGTCGCCTGCTCGAGGACCTCGCCGGCCCCACCGGCCACCTCAGCCACCGGCTCGCTCGCGGCGGCAACCGGCTCCTCAGCGGGCGCCGCTTCCTCAGCAGGCGCCGCTTCCTCAGCGGCTGCGGCCTCCGGCTCTACATCCTCGGCAGCAGCGGCGCCGTCGCCAGCCTCAGCTGACGCGGCCGGCTCATTGCTAACGTCAGCCACCTCGTCAACGACGTCTGTCGCGTCATCGACCACATCGGTCGCGTCGCCGAGCAGTCCACCCACGGGGGAGTCGTCCGCAGATGCCGCGGTGCTGAATGCCGCGCCGAGGACGACAGCACCGAAGAAGGTCATCATGCAGCGCAGGGCCCAGCGCAGCGAACGGCGCGCGCCGCCCCGCTGCTGACCTTCTGTGCTGCTGCGCATCTGGGATTTCCCCTCACTCTCCCTTGGCAGTGTCATGTTACTCACATCACACAACCGTGCAAGCAGGGCGCAGATGAACATCAGGTGACGGACGGGTCGAGTGGCGGTGACCTCTGCGTGGCGAGTGCCACAGCACGCACGCGCACGAGCGTGAAAGACTTGCAACGATGCGCTCGAGCGGCGGGCGTGCGAGGAATGGAGGTCCGATGAACATCTCACCCCAGCGATCGCCCGACCCCGCCGCCGCTGCCGCCGACGGCGCCACGACGCCTGGGGTGGGCACGCGCCTGGACCCGTGGCTGGGCCACTACGCCAACCGGACCCACGGGATGAAGGCGTCCGAGATCCGTGCTCTGTTCGCCGTCGCCAACCGCCCCGAGGTGGTCTCCCTGGCAGGCGGCATGCCCTTCCTGGCCGGTCTCCCGCTGGAGACCATCAGTGAGGTGACAGCAAAGCTACTCGCCGAGCGGGGCGCCGTCGCCCTGCAATACGGGTCCGGACAGGGTGAGGAGGCGTTCCGGGAGCAGATCCTCGAGGTGATGCGGGCGGAGCACATCCGTGCCCACTCTGATGACGTCGTGGTCACCACCGGCTCCCAGCAGGCACTGGATCTGGTCACCCGGATATTCATCGACCCGGGTGACGTGATCGTGGCCGAGGCGCCCAGCTACGTCGGCGCTCTCGGCGTGTTCCGCGCCTACCAGGCCGATGTGGTGCACGCGCCGATGGATGCCGACGGGCTCATACCGGAGGCACTCGAGGAGTCACTCGCGGATCTCGCCGCCCAGGGCAGGACGGTGAAACTGCTCTATACGGTGCCGAACTTCCACAATCCCGGCGGGGTCACCCTGAGCCGAGAACGGCGGCCACAGATCGTGGAGATCGCCCAGCGTTTCGGTGTGCTGATCCTTGAGGACAACCCCTACGGCCTGCTCGGATTCGACGAGGACCCGCTCCCAGCGCTGCACACGTACGCACCGGAGAGCGTGATCTACCTCGGGTCCTTCTCCAAGACCTTCGCCCCCGGATACCGGGTCGGTTGGGCCCTCGCCCCGCACGCGGTCCGGGAGCGCCTCGTGCTCGCCGCCGAATCCGCGATCCTGTGCCCGTCGATGATGAGCCAGCTGTCCATCTCCACGTACCTGTCCACATGCGACTGGCGCGGTCAGATCAAGTCCTTCCGTGAGGTCTACCGTGAGCGCCGGGACGCGATGATCGGTGCGCTCGCCGAGTTCCTTCCCACGGCATCCTGGACGCACCCGCGCGGCGGCTTCTATACGTGGGTCCAGATGCCCGAGGGCCTCGACACGCAGGACATGCTTCCCCGCGCCGTCACCGAGCTGGTGGCGTACGTGCCGGGCACCGCCTTCTATGCCGACGGACAGGGCAAGGAGTTCATGCGGCTCTCGTACTGCTACCCGACACCGGAACGCATCCGGGAAGGCGTTCGGCGCCTGTCCACCGTGGTGAACAACGAGCTGGACCTGGTGCGCATCTTCGGCACCTCCGGCGGTGTCGGCGCTGCCGGTGGCGCCGGTGTAGACGCTCCCGGACCCGACCAGACCTGAGGAGGCCTGAGTTGCCCGCAGTACAGCCCGACGCCGTCCCGTCCGTCTCCCATCAGGCCGACCCGTTGGAGGTGCTCATCCTCGCGGGCGGGCTCTCCCATGAGCGTGAGGTCTCGGTCAGGTCCGGTCGGCGAGTAGCCGAAGCCCTCCGCTCTGCCGGCGCTTCTGCCACCGTGCACGACCTGGACACCAGCCTGTTGGACTTCCTGCACACGGCCCGACCGGACGTCGTCTGGCCGCTGCTGCACGGCTCCACGGGCGAGGACGGGGCGATCCGTGATTTGCTCGCCCTCGCCGGTGTGCCGTACGTGGGCACAGACTCTGCCGGGGCACGGATCACCTGGTCCAAGCCGGTCGCGGCATCCATGATGCGCCGTGCTGGAGCACGCACACCTGAATCGGCGACTCTGCCGCAGAGCCTGTTCCGCGAGGTCGGCGCCCGCGCCGTGCTGGGACGCGTGGTGAGCCGCCTCCCGTTGCCCCTGGTGGTCAAGCCCGCGATGGGTGGCTCAGCGCTCGGGGTGACGGTGGTGACCGATCCCGAGCACCTGCCGCAGGCCATGGTGCATTGCTTCTCCTATGGCGAGACGGCACTGATCGAACGCGCAGTGGAGGGGACCGAGCTGGCGGTCTCGGTCGTGGACAACGGTGCAGGCCCACGGGCACTGCCGGCGGTCGAGATCGTGACGGACGGGCCCTACGACTACGACGCGCGGTACAACGCCGGGCGCACCGAGTACTTTGCCCCCGCACGGCTCTCCGCCGAACAGGCCCGAGCTGCCGCAGAGCTGGCTGTGCTCGCCCACCAGACCCTGGGTTTGCAACACCTGTCCCGCACGGACATGATCGTCGACCCCGACGGCCTCCCATGGTTCCTCGAGGCGAACGTCGCCCCGGGAATGACCGAGACAAGCTTGTTCCCGCAAGCCGTGCGAGCCGCAGAGGACTCGATCGACCGGCTCTATCTGGAACTGGCATACGCGGGCCAGCGCGCGCAGCGCTGAGCGCCGACTACTCCTCGTCGACGGGAGCCTCCCGCAGGACTCCCGGGTCACTCGGCGTCAGCACACCCAGGATCCGGTTCAGATCCTGCACACTCGCGCACTCGATGCTCAGACCCTTCCCTTGTCAGAGGCCGCGAGCCTCCGGATAGGTCAGCCTCAGGGACTGACCTATCCGGAGGTGTCTCACGCGCGTGCTACTCCTTCGACGTTGCTCAGGAGTGGCTCGCGCCCGTGCCGGCTGCAACGGTGTAGTTGCAGACGAACCTGTAGGTCGTGACCTTGGAGGTATCCGCCTCATCGGCGAAGGTCACGGTGACGGCGTTCGCCCCCTCTGTGGGAGTGAAGGTCACCGAGCACGTGGTGGACTGACCCGCCTCCAGCGTTTCCGCCTCACAGGTCACCTCACCAGCCTCCGACTGAGCGGCCAACTCGACACTGCTGCTGCCGTTGTTGGTCACCGGGATGGCCATCGTGATCTGCTCACCCACACCGTCCGGCGTCTCGCCGGCAGCAATGACCTCGACGGTGGGCTGTGTCACGGTGAAGTGCGCCGTGCCGGATCCTCCGTCGTTGCCGTTCTCGCTCCCGTTGTAGGTGAAGGAGAATTCGAAGACGCCACCCTCATTGGGGCCCGACTCACTGCCGAATGTCACGTTCACGGTGTTCTCTCCCTCAGCAGGAGTGACCGTGATCGAGCACGTGGTGGACTGACCCGCCTCCAGCGTTTCCGCCTCACAGGTCACCTCACCAGCATCGGACTCAGCCACCAGCGAAGTGATGGTCTCGGCACCGCTGTTGGTCACCGGAATGGTCATCCGGACCTGCTCACCCACACCGTCCGGCGTGTCAGCAGCTGGAATGACCTCCATGCCGGCCTCATCCACAGAGAACGTCGGATCGCTCGAGCCGCCACCCAGCAGATCACCGGTCGGGAGGCTCCCGAGCAGGTCACCCGTGGGCAGGCCACCGATCAGATCATCGGTGGGCAGGCCACCGACCAGATCATCGGTGGGCAGGCCGTCCGTGGGGAGCCCGTCCGTGGGCAAGCCACCCAGCAGGTCACCCGTGGGCAGACCACCGAGCAGGTCACCCGTGGGCAGACCACCGAGCAGATCGCCCGTGGGCAGACCACCCAGCAGGTCACCCGTGGGCAGACCACCGACCAGATCATCGGTCGGGAGTGTGCCGCTGCCATCCGTGCCATCGGTCCCGGTAGTTCCGGTGAAGGTGAACGTGAACTGGAAGGATCCGACGCTCGAGGAGTCGCCCTCACTGCCGAATGTCACGTTCACGGTGTTCTCTCCCTCAGCAGGAGTGACCGTGATCGAGCACGTGGTGGACTGACCCGCCTCCAGCGTTTCCGCCTCACAGGTCACCTCACCAGCATCGGACTCAGCCACCAACGAAGTGATGGTCTCGGCACCGCTGTTGGTCACCGGAATGGTCATCCGGACCTGCTCACCCACACCGTCCGGCGTGTCAGCAGCTGGAATGACCTCCATGCCGGCCTGATCCACAGAGAACGTCGGCACGCTCGAGCCGCCGTCGGCGCCTTCGCTCGAGCCGCCGCCCAGCAGATCACCGTTGGCCAGGCCGCCAATCAGTCCGTCGGCGCCTGAGCCATCTCCCGTTCCGCCGCTCACAATGGAGGACAGCGACTCGAGGGTGTTGATGTTCTCCGTCACCTCAAGGGCTTCGAGGATGGCTGTGGGATCGCCGCTGGACACACTCTCCAGTGCCGTCTCCCACAAGAGCCGCCAGGTATCAACGTGATCACCTGCGAAACCGACGTACTCCTCCATGTTGGTCAACGTCTCGGGAGTCACGCGCGCCAGAATGTCCGACGCGTCAGTTGTCTCCCAGAGATAGTTGGGGTTCGTGAGCATTTCTGGACTCGGAAGGCCCGGAATGATCAGATCTGAAAGGTTAGCCAGTTCATCAGCTGACGGGACATTCAGAGTCGTTAGGTCATTCGAGTCCAGAGGGATTCCGATCCCGCCGCATGAGGTGAGCAGGGTCACATAGTCAGTGCCGTGCCCCCTCACGTGCGAGGGGTTGAAAACCGGAATCCAACCCAGGGGTCCACCGTAGATGTCGATGACCGGCATGTCGGAGTTTCCGATGGCACCACTGGCCAAGGAGAGAACCAGGTTCTCGTAGGTGTCATCGGTGTGGAATTCGTTGAAGTGCGAGAAAGTTCCAAGCAGTGGAATTCCCTCTTCGTTGGCCCACATGTGATCGAGGAAGAAGGTACAGGCGTCTCCTCCGCCGCCGCCGTGCCCTCCGTGACCACCGCCACCTTCCTCGTGGCCACCGTCACCTTGCTCCTGGCCAGCGTTTCCGCCTCCATGCCCTCCGTGCCCGTCTGACTGTCCGCCGGACTGGGCACCGGTGGCACTGATCAGTTGCGGATCAGAGGAAGAGCCGCCCTGCGTGGTCATCACTGGCGAATCGTCAGTCGGCTCGTCTGACCCAAGGGGAGCGGCCATCGCTGAGGACATCAGGCCGAAGCTCGCCGCCGCGGCAACGACTATCGATGCCACTGTACGACCCGTCCGGCGCGCGAATGCGGGAGGCACACTCCTCTCCGGCTGCACGTATTCGGAGTCACCGTGACGGCGACCCCACATGATGATTGACATAATTACTTCTCCATTCTCATCCATCGAATTTTCGGGATTCGTGAGACCGATGGATCGCACCGATCTCGGAGATCAAGGCCCTCCGGAGGGTGAATTCGTATGAGAGTCCTCGATCTGTTCTCAGGGACACCAGTGCAGGAGGGTCACGTCGTTTGTTCCGACATGAACTGGTGTCGTCGCGTTCCCCGCCCGCTGCCTGTTTGGCGAGCAGACGGGCTTCAGAGGCCGTGGATCACGTCGTCATGGCTCGACGGCGGCGCACCATCACCAGACCAGAAAGAATCAGCAAGCCTGCGATTCCGGCAAGTTGGGGACTTCCCACACCTGTCGCTGGCAACACGCCGATAGGTCCGAATCCGGGTGAGGTGATTGATACAGAGGATCCGCCGGTCACGATCGAGCCACCGGTAACATGGCTGACGCTCCCACCGGGCACAATCGCGCCACCAGTTGGGAAGGACACGCTGCCACCAGTCACGTTCGAGACGCCTGTGACATCCACTGACCCGCCGACGCCACCGGTTCCGTTGGTGTCGTCCGTTGCGTTGACGGGGAACTGGTAGGTGGCCACCTTTGAGACATCAGTCTCATCGATGAAGGCCACGGTCACCGTGCTCACACCATCCGGCGTAAACGTCACCGTACAGGTCGTGGATTCACCAGGAGCCAACGACGTCGACTCACAGGTCAGCTCACCAACATCAGACTGAGCCACCAAACTCCCAACCGGAGTATCACCGCTATTGGTCACAGAAACCGTCATACGGATCTGCTCACCAACACCCTCCGGAGTGTCAGCCGCCGGCACAACTTCCATGCTGGCCTCATCCACAGTGAAAACCACCGTGCCCGATGTGCCGTCGATGCCATCGCCACCGTCCGTTGCGTTGACGGGGAACTGGTAGGTGGCCACCTTTGAGACATCAGTCTCATCGATGAAGGCCACGGTCACCGTGCTCACACCATCCGGCGTAAACGTCACCGTACAGGTCGTGGATTCACCAGGAGCCAACGACGTCGACTCACAGGTCAGCTCACCAACATCAGACTGAGCCACCAGACTCCCAACCGGAGTATCACCGCTATTGGTCACAGAAACCGTCATACGGATCTGCTCACCAACACCCTCCGGAGTGTCAGCCGCCGGCACAACTTCCATGCTGGCCTCATCCACAGTGAAAACCACCGTGCCCGATGTGCCGTCGATGCCGTCAGTGCCGCTGGTCCCATTGGTTCCGTCAGTGCCGTCGGTCCCGTCCGGGCTGTCGGTCCCGTCAGTGCCGTCAGTTCCATCGGTCCCGTCGGTGCCGTCAGACCCATCGGTCCCATCAGTGCCGTCGGTCCCGTCCGGGCTGTCGGTCCCATCAGTGCCGTCAGTGCCGTCAGTGCCGTCAGTTCCATCGGTCCCGTCGGTTCCGTCGGTCCCGTCCGGGCTGTCGGTCCCATCAGTACCGCCGAGCAGACCACCAGGATCATCACCAAGCAGCCCATCAGTCAC
It encodes:
- a CDS encoding PLP-dependent aminotransferase family protein, whose protein sequence is MNISPQRSPDPAAAAADGATTPGVGTRLDPWLGHYANRTHGMKASEIRALFAVANRPEVVSLAGGMPFLAGLPLETISEVTAKLLAERGAVALQYGSGQGEEAFREQILEVMRAEHIRAHSDDVVVTTGSQQALDLVTRIFIDPGDVIVAEAPSYVGALGVFRAYQADVVHAPMDADGLIPEALEESLADLAAQGRTVKLLYTVPNFHNPGGVTLSRERRPQIVEIAQRFGVLILEDNPYGLLGFDEDPLPALHTYAPESVIYLGSFSKTFAPGYRVGWALAPHAVRERLVLAAESAILCPSMMSQLSISTYLSTCDWRGQIKSFREVYRERRDAMIGALAEFLPTASWTHPRGGFYTWVQMPEGLDTQDMLPRAVTELVAYVPGTAFYADGQGKEFMRLSYCYPTPERIREGVRRLSTVVNNELDLVRIFGTSGGVGAAGGAGVDAPGPDQT
- a CDS encoding D-alanine--D-alanine ligase family protein gives rise to the protein MPAVQPDAVPSVSHQADPLEVLILAGGLSHEREVSVRSGRRVAEALRSAGASATVHDLDTSLLDFLHTARPDVVWPLLHGSTGEDGAIRDLLALAGVPYVGTDSAGARITWSKPVAASMMRRAGARTPESATLPQSLFREVGARAVLGRVVSRLPLPLVVKPAMGGSALGVTVVTDPEHLPQAMVHCFSYGETALIERAVEGTELAVSVVDNGAGPRALPAVEIVTDGPYDYDARYNAGRTEYFAPARLSAEQARAAAELAVLAHQTLGLQHLSRTDMIVDPDGLPWFLEANVAPGMTETSLFPQAVRAAEDSIDRLYLELAYAGQRAQR